Within Legionella birminghamensis, the genomic segment ACAAACAGGAATGCGATGAATAAGTATGGGCTTGTTTGCTGTGCGCCATACGGGGCTATTCGAATGGGATGGTCTGTATTTATCAAAAAGGAGGTCAAGGCATGAGCCATTTTTTTCCGGTTGCTCGCCAGATTAGTCCTGTGGAAGGTATTGATTCTTACATATTCAACTTAAATGATACTAACCAGACTACAATAATGATTTCCTATCTTCAGCCTGATGCAGAGTTAAAACAACATGCGCATCCTGAACGACAACTGGGAATGGCCTTAAAAGGCTCATTCACTATTCAGATTGATGGAAAGGAAGAGGAGTTATATGAGCTGAAAAATGCTTATGCCGTCCCTCCCAATGTACCGCACTCAGCAATCAACCGCTCAGGACAAGTTGCCGTCGGGCTTGATATTAAACGAAGTGTCCAAGCCGAAACCTTTCCTGGAAAGAATGACTATTTTATTTATCCTGAAAATAAACGCACATTAAAAACAGGAATTAATATGTGCTTTTTTGTCAGTTCATGGTGTGAGTTGATGTTAAGTACTATTCCAAAACAGGCGTCTATGCCAGCCCATCGACACCTTGGGGAGCAAATTGGGATAGCAGTCCACGGAAACTATCTCATGCAGGTGGGGGAGGAGGAGGAGAACTTCCATTTTGGGAAAATATATTATGCGCCTGAAAGTATTAGTCATGGTGCATATAACCCATTTGAGGAAACAGCTATATCTCTGAATTTGTTTTTGCCCCACCGCTATAATAAGCCTTTAAAGTATACGCGAGAGATTTGATATGGATTTACAGTTGAATGGAAAAGTCGCTTTAATTGCCGGAGCTAGTTCAGGGATTGGATTAGCAACTGCCTGGCAACTAGCTCAAGAGGGTTGTCATTTACTTTTATGTGGAAGAACGAAAGAAGCATTAGAAACGGCAAAAGCAGCTATTCGGAACCGTTTACCTGACTGCTTGATTGAAATGTTCGTGACTGATATTTATGACGCTGAAGAAGCCAGACAATTGATAACGAAAGCTTTACGTTGTTTTGGAAAGATAAATATTTTAGTGAACAGCACGGATGGTGCTCCTTTTAATACTGTGGATAGTGTGATCTCCGACAAGAGCTGGATGGAGGCTTGTGAGAAAAAATTATTAGGTTATATCCGGTTAACACAGCTCGTATTTGAAACAATGAAAAAACAGCGTTCGGGAAAGATTATTAATGTTCTGGGGTTAACAGGTAAACAGCCAGCCTCTGACTTAATGATGCCTGGAGTTATCAACGCGGGATTAATGAATTTTATTAAAGCATTTTCAAAGATAACCGCAATGTACAATGTATGTATAACGGGGGTTAATCCAGGCTTTATTTCAACGAAAAGATATCATTCATTTGTTCACAAATTATCCAGCACATCAGGTCATTCTGTTGAGTCAATTGAAGAGAGCATTTGCGAAAGTATCCCTTTAAAACGAGTTGGCCAGCCGGAGGAAGTAGCCTCTTTAATTAGCTTTCTATGTTCCGGGTTGGCAGATTACATCACCGGAATAAGTATCGACATTGATGGCGGCTTGTCAAAAGCAATATAAGGGATTAATCATGAGTAATCGGTTTGATAAAAAAGTTGTTCTTATAACGGGAGGCGCTTCAGGAATTGGTTTGGAGACGGCTTATCAATTTGCGGAGGAAGGGGCCATAACAATCATTGCAGATATTAACCGTGAAAAATCTGAAGAGGTAGTCAGGTCTTTTTCTAAAAGAGGGCAGAAATGTATCTATTATTATGCTGACGTTAGCAACGCCGAAAGCGTGGAGAAGCTGGTGGAGTGTGTAATTCAACAGTATGGACAAATAGATGTCTTATTCAATAATGCGGGAATAGAGATTTCAGGCAAAGTGATAGATTTCAAGGAGGAAGAATACCAGCAACTCCTGGATGCAAATTTGAAAAGTGTTTTTCTCTGTTCAAAACATGTTCTTAGGAATATGACAGAACGATATTCAGGCGTCATTATTAATATGGCTTCAGTGGCTTCTTTTCTAGCTTGGGCAGAGGATGCGATTTACAGTGCAAGCAAAGCCGCTGTTAAATTATTGACACAGGCTATGGCTGTTGAATATGCATC encodes:
- a CDS encoding SDR family NAD(P)-dependent oxidoreductase, which gives rise to MSNRFDKKVVLITGGASGIGLETAYQFAEEGAITIIADINREKSEEVVRSFSKRGQKCIYYYADVSNAESVEKLVECVIQQYGQIDVLFNNAGIEISGKVIDFKEEEYQQLLDANLKSVFLCSKHVLRNMTERYSGVIINMASVASFLAWAEDAIYSASKAAVKLLTQAMAVEYASYNIRVNAVAPGIIDTPMTDRAIGTVPNITELKKIKGQIHPLGRLGLPAEVARTVLFLASDDASFITGAILPVDGGFLAG
- a CDS encoding cupin domain-containing protein, encoding MSHFFPVARQISPVEGIDSYIFNLNDTNQTTIMISYLQPDAELKQHAHPERQLGMALKGSFTIQIDGKEEELYELKNAYAVPPNVPHSAINRSGQVAVGLDIKRSVQAETFPGKNDYFIYPENKRTLKTGINMCFFVSSWCELMLSTIPKQASMPAHRHLGEQIGIAVHGNYLMQVGEEEENFHFGKIYYAPESISHGAYNPFEETAISLNLFLPHRYNKPLKYTREI
- a CDS encoding SDR family oxidoreductase, whose product is MDLQLNGKVALIAGASSGIGLATAWQLAQEGCHLLLCGRTKEALETAKAAIRNRLPDCLIEMFVTDIYDAEEARQLITKALRCFGKINILVNSTDGAPFNTVDSVISDKSWMEACEKKLLGYIRLTQLVFETMKKQRSGKIINVLGLTGKQPASDLMMPGVINAGLMNFIKAFSKITAMYNVCITGVNPGFISTKRYHSFVHKLSSTSGHSVESIEESICESIPLKRVGQPEEVASLISFLCSGLADYITGISIDIDGGLSKAI